One part of the Janthinobacterium sp. 17J80-10 genome encodes these proteins:
- the pheS gene encoding phenylalanine--tRNA ligase subunit alpha, translated as MNPLEQLVVQAQADFAAAQDAAALENAKAKYLGKTGQITEQMKGLGKLAPEERKVQGAVINAAKEQIENALTARRDALANAQLEARLNAEAIDVTMPGRGRSVGGIHPVMRTWQRVEEIFGSIGFDVADGPEIETDWNNFTALNSPENHPARSMQDTFYIEEKDSAGKPLLLRTHTSPMQVRYARMNKPPIKVIAPGRTYRVDSDATHSPMFHQVEGLWIAEDISFADLKGVYLNFVKAFFETDDLQVRFRPSYFPFTEPSAEIDIAFGSGPLKGRWLEVSGAGQVHPTVVRNYGLDPEKYVGFAFGSGLERLTMLRYGINDLRLFYEGDLRFLKQFN; from the coding sequence GATGCCGCCGCGCTGGAAAACGCGAAGGCGAAGTACCTCGGCAAGACCGGGCAGATCACCGAACAGATGAAGGGCCTGGGCAAGCTGGCGCCGGAAGAGCGCAAGGTCCAGGGTGCCGTCATCAACGCCGCCAAGGAGCAGATCGAAAATGCGCTGACCGCGCGTCGCGATGCGCTGGCCAATGCACAGCTGGAAGCACGCCTGAATGCCGAAGCCATCGACGTCACCATGCCGGGACGCGGGCGCAGTGTGGGCGGCATCCATCCGGTGATGCGCACCTGGCAGCGCGTCGAGGAAATCTTCGGCTCGATCGGCTTTGACGTCGCCGATGGTCCCGAGATCGAGACCGACTGGAACAATTTCACCGCATTGAACAGCCCGGAAAACCATCCGGCGCGCTCGATGCAGGACACCTTCTACATCGAGGAAAAGGATAGCGCCGGCAAGCCCTTGCTGCTGCGTACCCATACCAGCCCGATGCAGGTGCGCTATGCGCGCATGAACAAGCCGCCGATCAAGGTGATCGCGCCGGGCCGTACCTACCGCGTCGACAGCGATGCCACCCATTCGCCGATGTTCCACCAGGTCGAAGGCCTTTGGATCGCCGAGGACATCAGCTTTGCTGACCTCAAGGGCGTGTACCTGAACTTCGTCAAGGCCTTCTTCGAGACCGACGACCTCCAGGTGCGCTTCCGTCCGTCGTACTTTCCGTTTACCGAGCCTTCCGCCGAGATCGACATCGCCTTTGGCAGCGGTCCTTTGAAGGGCCGTTGGCTGGAAGTCTCCGGCGCCGGCCAGGTGCACCCGACTGTGGTGCGCAACTATGGCCTGGACCCGGAAAAATACGTCGGTTTCGCCTTTGGCTCGGGCCTGGAGCGCCTGACCATGCTGCGTTACGGCATCAACGACTTGCGCCTGTTCTACGAAGGCGATTTGCGCTTCCTGAAGCAGTTCAATTGA
- a CDS encoding FtsX-like permease family protein — MLLQALRMTARDWRAGELRFLMLSLIVAVAALSSVGFFVDRMRAGLQRDAHQLLGGDLVINADQPVAPAWRAEAERRGLALAETVAFPSMALAGKGAQSVSQLVSVKGVSPGYPLRGRVSVAAQPDGPARAADGIPAPGTVWVDPALLGGLKVAVGDSLQLGDKRFTIGRVIAVEPDRGAAFMNFAPRVLLSLSDLAATGLVQDGSRVTYRLLLAGPADEVKAYQRWLKTAMDGANAKGVRLESLESGRPEMQSTLERAEQFLSLVGLLTAMLAAVAVAMAARRFMLRHVDTCAMLRCLGMPQGQVTALFLAEFIMIGMLGSALGVLAGFGAHFVLLEWLGTLVSSDLPPVGWLPAVQGLATGMLLLTGFAMPPILQLREVPHNRVIRREQDAPKPLTLVTYLLGLGAFTALLLWQAGNLTLGLLTAGGFLGGMAVFALVGWAAVQALRPLRGLMPTAAWRFALTGLQRRTGATVIQVVALALGLMALLLLTVIRGDLVDAWHQSTPADAPNRFIINIQPEQKADIAERLRSIGAADAELYPMIRGRLVEVNGATVKGDSYADDRAQRLVNREFNLSTMAAAPPQNRVVAGRWYDDGKPEASVEEGLAKTLSLKLGDMLTFDIGGQLASAQITSLRKLEWGSMRVNFFVIMNPSLMQEMPQTWITAFHLPASRESFVNELTRDFPNLTVVDVGSIIRQLQAVIDQAVVAVEFLFLFTLAAGVLVLYAALVGSQDERTREAGLLRALGATRSQLSQAQWIEFALVGGLAGLLAASGAAAVGWMLARFVFKFEWMFDPSVWLAGLAVGIACAFIGGWIGLRNVLRQPPLQTLREA; from the coding sequence ATGCTGCTGCAAGCCCTGCGGATGACCGCGCGCGACTGGCGCGCCGGTGAGCTGCGTTTTCTGATGCTGTCCCTGATTGTTGCTGTAGCCGCGCTTTCGTCGGTCGGTTTTTTCGTCGACCGCATGCGCGCCGGCTTGCAGCGCGATGCCCACCAACTGTTGGGCGGTGACCTGGTGATCAATGCCGACCAGCCCGTTGCGCCCGCCTGGCGCGCAGAGGCGGAGCGGCGCGGTCTGGCGCTCGCCGAGACGGTGGCGTTTCCCAGCATGGCGCTGGCAGGCAAGGGCGCGCAATCGGTTTCGCAACTGGTGTCTGTCAAGGGCGTTTCCCCTGGCTATCCCTTGCGTGGTCGCGTCTCGGTAGCTGCGCAGCCGGACGGACCTGCGAGGGCGGCCGACGGTATCCCCGCGCCAGGCACGGTCTGGGTGGATCCCGCCCTTCTGGGCGGCTTGAAAGTGGCGGTGGGCGACAGCCTGCAACTCGGGGACAAGCGTTTTACCATCGGTCGCGTGATTGCCGTCGAGCCTGACCGCGGCGCCGCTTTCATGAATTTTGCCCCTCGCGTGCTGTTGTCACTGTCCGACCTGGCCGCAACGGGCCTGGTGCAGGATGGCTCGCGCGTGACGTACCGCCTGCTTCTGGCCGGGCCTGCGGACGAGGTCAAGGCTTACCAGCGCTGGCTGAAAACGGCAATGGACGGCGCCAACGCCAAGGGCGTGCGGCTGGAGTCGCTGGAGTCGGGCCGCCCGGAAATGCAGTCGACCCTGGAGCGTGCCGAACAATTCCTTTCGCTGGTAGGCCTTCTGACAGCCATGCTGGCCGCGGTTGCGGTGGCGATGGCGGCGCGCCGCTTCATGTTGCGCCATGTCGACACCTGCGCGATGCTGCGCTGCCTGGGCATGCCGCAAGGACAGGTTACCGCATTATTTCTGGCCGAGTTCATCATGATCGGCATGCTCGGCAGCGCGCTGGGCGTGCTGGCCGGCTTCGGCGCGCACTTCGTGCTGCTTGAATGGCTGGGCACGCTGGTCAGCAGCGATTTGCCGCCGGTCGGCTGGCTGCCGGCCGTGCAGGGGCTGGCGACAGGGATGTTGCTGCTGACCGGTTTTGCCATGCCGCCGATTTTGCAGCTGCGCGAGGTGCCGCATAACCGCGTGATCCGGCGCGAGCAGGATGCGCCCAAGCCGCTGACGCTGGTGACTTACCTGCTGGGGCTGGGGGCGTTTACCGCCTTGCTGCTTTGGCAAGCCGGTAACCTGACGCTGGGTTTGCTGACTGCCGGCGGCTTTTTGGGAGGCATGGCGGTGTTCGCCCTGGTCGGCTGGGCGGCCGTGCAGGCATTGCGCCCTTTGCGCGGGCTAATGCCGACTGCTGCATGGCGCTTTGCCCTGACCGGCTTGCAGCGACGCACGGGCGCTACCGTGATCCAGGTGGTCGCGCTGGCGCTGGGATTGATGGCATTGCTGTTGTTGACCGTGATCCGTGGCGACCTGGTGGATGCCTGGCACCAGTCCACGCCGGCAGATGCGCCAAACCGCTTCATCATCAATATTCAGCCGGAACAGAAAGCCGATATCGCCGAGCGCCTGCGCAGCATCGGCGCGGCGGATGCCGAACTGTACCCGATGATCCGCGGACGCCTGGTCGAAGTCAACGGCGCCACGGTCAAGGGCGACAGCTACGCTGACGACCGCGCGCAGCGCCTGGTGAACCGTGAATTCAACCTTTCCACGATGGCGGCGGCGCCGCCGCAGAACCGCGTCGTCGCCGGCCGCTGGTATGACGACGGCAAGCCCGAGGCATCGGTCGAAGAAGGCCTGGCCAAGACACTGAGCCTGAAGCTGGGCGATATGCTGACTTTCGACATCGGCGGGCAGTTGGCATCGGCGCAGATCACCAGCCTGCGCAAGCTGGAATGGGGCTCGATGCGCGTGAACTTCTTCGTGATCATGAATCCGTCGCTGATGCAGGAGATGCCGCAAACCTGGATCACCGCGTTCCACCTGCCGGCAAGCCGGGAAAGCTTTGTCAACGAGCTGACGCGCGACTTTCCCAACCTGACGGTGGTCGATGTCGGCAGCATCATCCGCCAGTTGCAGGCAGTAATCGACCAGGCGGTGGTGGCCGTGGAGTTCCTGTTTCTTTTCACCCTGGCCGCTGGCGTCCTGGTGTTGTATGCCGCGCTGGTCGGCTCGCAGGACGAGCGCACGCGCGAGGCGGGGCTTTTGCGCGCGCTGGGCGCGACGCGCAGCCAGTTGTCACAGGCGCAATGGATCGAGTTTGCGCTGGTCGGCGGCCTGGCCGGCCTGCTTGCCGCCAGCGGCGCGGCCGCGGTCGGCTGGATGCTGGCACGCTTTGTCTTCAAATTCGAGTGGATGTTCGACCCCTCGGTCTGGCTGGCCGGCCTGGCAGTCGGCATTGCCTGCGCCTTCATCGGCGGCTGGATCGGCTTGCGCAACGTGTTGCGGCAGCCACCGCTGCAGACCCTGCGGGAAGCATGA
- a CDS encoding TraR/DksA family transcriptional regulator yields MTDLSTEQIAELKNILQAREHALREDIRREVAQQDDYADVASEAPDAGDSSFADLSVDLGNAAVGRDMGELRAIQHAYERIDNGKYGECVDCGYDIPYERLQVQPTAERCAPCQMQHEKTHIDPGRGSSM; encoded by the coding sequence ATGACAGACTTAAGTACCGAGCAGATCGCCGAGCTGAAAAATATCCTGCAGGCGCGGGAACACGCCTTGCGCGAGGATATCCGGCGTGAAGTGGCGCAGCAGGACGATTATGCCGATGTTGCCAGCGAAGCGCCCGACGCGGGCGATTCTTCCTTCGCCGACCTTTCGGTCGATCTGGGCAATGCCGCAGTGGGCCGCGACATGGGCGAATTGCGGGCAATACAGCATGCCTATGAGCGCATCGACAATGGCAAGTACGGGGAATGCGTCGACTGCGGCTACGATATCCCGTATGAACGGCTGCAGGTCCAGCCGACTGCGGAGCGCTGCGCGCCGTGCCAGATGCAGCATGAAAAGACCCACATCGATCCCGGCAGGGGTTCCAGCATGTAG
- a CDS encoding group II truncated hemoglobin, with amino-acid sequence MSTEDESQQPIPYDLIGGADKLRELVDRFYDLMDLEAEFAAIRAMHPTPLDSSRDKLFWFLSGWLGGPSLYIEQFGHPRLRARHLPFAIASDERDQWLRCMAWAMQEVGVEQSLQERLMQSFYQTADWMRNTPG; translated from the coding sequence ATGAGCACTGAAGACGAATCGCAACAGCCCATCCCCTACGATCTGATCGGCGGGGCAGATAAATTACGGGAACTGGTAGACCGTTTCTATGACCTGATGGATCTGGAAGCGGAATTCGCCGCTATCCGCGCCATGCATCCAACGCCGCTGGACAGTTCGCGCGACAAGCTTTTCTGGTTTCTGTCGGGCTGGCTGGGCGGGCCGAGCTTGTACATCGAACAATTCGGCCATCCGCGCCTGCGTGCCCGCCACCTGCCATTCGCCATCGCCTCGGACGAGCGCGACCAGTGGCTGCGCTGCATGGCCTGGGCCATGCAGGAAGTCGGCGTCGAGCAATCGCTGCAAGAGCGGCTGATGCAGTCTTTCTACCAGACTGCCGACTGGATGCGCAATACGCCGGGCTGA
- the pheT gene encoding phenylalanine--tRNA ligase subunit beta, producing the protein MQFSEKWLRTMVDPKMTSDELAHLLTMSGLEVEEVEPVAQPFSNVVVAKVLEIAKHPNADRLNVCQVDAGTGTLLNIVCGAPNVRVGMKVACAMAGAVLPPGDDGKAFEIKVGQLRGVESQGMLCSARELRLSEENAGLMDLPEDAPVGQNFRDYYLLNDLKFTIKLTPNKADCLSVLGVAREVAALTGMPLKAPTFTAVAVNSAEKLPVKVSAPDLCGRFSGRVIRGVNAKAATPDWMKRRLERSGQRSISALVDISNYVMLELGRPTHVFDLDKIEGGLEVRWGKQGESVKLLNGNTVDVDDWVGVIADGRGVEALAGIMGGDDTAVTLETTQNIYVEAAFWWPNAIQGRARRYNFSTDAAHRFERGVDFATTVEHLDRITALIVEICGQKDHTQVGPVDDQVINLPARKPVHVRTARAVKVIGVPLTAAQIADIFTRLGLEFTATDDGFDVTPPSYRFDIEIEEDLIEEIARVYGFENIPALPPVAANEMRIPPENRRSLFAVRRLLADLDYQEVVNYSFVEEAWEADFSGNMNPIRLLNPIASQMSVMRSSLIASLVANVRYNLNRKVSRIRVFETGAVFLRNPAARDGDLAVAGFDQPKRVAALAYGPVVEEQWGQPSRNVDFFDVKADLEALFAPQQLRFTKAEHAALHPGRSAQISLDGKDIGFVGELHPRWQQKYGLSLAPVVFEVDADALQSRQVPAYQEISKFPAVTRDLALVVPQALPAQDLIDTFLAEKTANAQCGIVQAIVLFDEYRGKGLENNEKSLAFRVTLQDTQTTLQDDKVEAAVAALLAAVTKKHDAKLRT; encoded by the coding sequence ATGCAATTTTCCGAAAAATGGCTGCGCACGATGGTCGATCCGAAGATGACTTCGGATGAACTGGCGCATCTGCTGACGATGTCGGGCCTGGAAGTCGAGGAAGTCGAGCCGGTAGCCCAGCCTTTCTCGAACGTGGTGGTGGCCAAGGTGCTGGAAATCGCCAAGCACCCCAATGCCGATCGCCTGAACGTGTGCCAGGTCGATGCCGGCACCGGTACGCTGTTGAATATCGTGTGCGGTGCGCCCAATGTGCGCGTCGGCATGAAGGTGGCGTGCGCCATGGCTGGCGCCGTGCTGCCGCCGGGCGACGATGGCAAGGCCTTCGAGATCAAGGTTGGCCAGTTGCGTGGTGTCGAGTCGCAGGGCATGTTGTGCTCGGCACGCGAATTGCGCCTGTCGGAGGAAAATGCGGGCCTGATGGATCTGCCGGAAGATGCGCCGGTCGGACAGAACTTCCGCGATTACTATCTGCTGAATGATCTCAAGTTCACCATCAAGCTGACACCGAACAAGGCCGATTGCCTGTCGGTGCTGGGCGTGGCGCGCGAAGTCGCGGCATTGACCGGCATGCCGCTGAAGGCGCCGACCTTCACTGCGGTGGCAGTCAATTCGGCTGAAAAGCTGCCGGTGAAAGTCTCGGCCCCGGACTTGTGCGGGCGTTTTTCCGGCCGCGTGATCCGCGGCGTCAATGCCAAGGCAGCCACACCGGATTGGATGAAGCGACGTCTCGAGCGCAGCGGCCAGCGTTCGATTTCCGCGCTGGTGGATATCTCCAACTACGTGATGCTGGAACTGGGCCGTCCGACCCACGTGTTTGACCTCGACAAGATCGAAGGTGGCCTGGAGGTGCGCTGGGGTAAGCAGGGCGAGTCCGTGAAGCTTTTGAACGGCAATACCGTCGACGTGGACGACTGGGTGGGCGTGATCGCCGATGGTCGCGGTGTCGAGGCATTGGCCGGCATCATGGGCGGCGACGATACAGCCGTTACGCTGGAAACCACGCAAAACATTTATGTGGAAGCCGCGTTCTGGTGGCCCAATGCCATCCAGGGGCGTGCGCGCCGCTACAATTTTTCGACCGATGCGGCGCACCGTTTCGAGCGCGGCGTCGATTTTGCGACCACCGTCGAGCACCTCGACCGCATTACCGCGCTGATCGTGGAAATCTGCGGCCAGAAGGACCACACGCAGGTTGGCCCGGTGGATGACCAGGTCATCAACCTGCCTGCACGCAAGCCCGTGCATGTGCGCACCGCACGCGCCGTGAAAGTGATCGGCGTGCCGCTGACGGCGGCGCAGATCGCCGATATCTTCACGCGCCTGGGCCTGGAATTCACCGCCACGGACGATGGCTTCGATGTCACGCCGCCGTCTTACCGCTTCGATATCGAGATCGAGGAAGACCTGATCGAAGAAATCGCACGCGTCTATGGTTTCGAAAATATCCCGGCATTGCCGCCGGTGGCCGCCAATGAAATGCGCATCCCGCCGGAAAACCGCCGTTCGCTGTTTGCCGTGCGCCGCCTGCTGGCGGACCTGGATTACCAGGAAGTAGTGAATTACAGCTTTGTCGAGGAAGCCTGGGAAGCCGATTTCAGCGGCAATATGAACCCGATCCGCCTGCTGAATCCGATCGCCAGCCAGATGAGCGTCATGCGTTCGTCGCTGATTGCCAGCCTGGTCGCCAATGTGCGTTACAACCTGAACCGCAAGGTCAGCCGCATACGTGTATTCGAGACCGGCGCCGTCTTCCTGCGCAACCCGGCCGCCAGGGACGGCGACCTTGCCGTGGCCGGCTTTGATCAGCCCAAGCGGGTCGCGGCGCTGGCGTATGGTCCGGTGGTCGAGGAGCAATGGGGACAGCCTTCGCGCAACGTCGATTTCTTTGATGTGAAAGCCGATCTGGAAGCCTTGTTCGCGCCGCAACAGCTGCGTTTTACCAAGGCCGAGCACGCTGCCTTGCATCCCGGACGTTCGGCGCAGATTTCGCTCGATGGCAAAGACATCGGCTTTGTCGGGGAATTGCATCCGCGCTGGCAACAGAAATATGGCTTGTCGCTGGCGCCTGTCGTGTTTGAAGTTGATGCGGATGCCTTGCAGTCGCGTCAGGTGCCTGCGTACCAGGAAATTTCCAAATTCCCCGCCGTGACGCGCGATTTGGCCCTGGTCGTGCCACAGGCGCTGCCGGCACAGGATCTGATCGACACTTTCCTTGCCGAAAAGACAGCGAATGCGCAGTGCGGCATTGTGCAAGCCATTGTTTTATTTGATGAATATCGCGGCAAAGGGCTGGAAAACAACGAAAAAAGTCTTGCTTTCCGGGTCACCTTGCAAGATACTCAAACTACCCTGCAGGACGACAAAGTGGAAGCGGCAGTCGCTGCGCTACTGGCTGCCGTCACAAAAAAGCATGACGCGAAATTGCGTACCTGA
- the rmuC gene encoding DNA recombination protein RmuC, translating into MSLTEIILLSLVVVIAILQVLLFLRAKGGDLAPRLAELQENLRAHQQQTSERIERELRAQVQTSGQGTRLELSGNLAQFQQALTAQMTSVATIQNNQIDSFAQQLAKLNEVNAQQLEGMRQALVQQAQAGREEQSASLKRFGDTLNQSLAALTESNAQRMLEVRGTLETKIRELQNDNGQRLEEMRKTVDEKLHATLEQRLGESFKLVSDRLEKVHQGLGEMQQLAIGVGDLKRVLTNVKTRGTWGEVQLEMLLEQMLTVDQYAKNVETIPGSGARVEFAIKLPGQEEGQVPVWMPIDAKFPKEQYERLVEAAEHADAEGVANAGRELERVVRTEARTIAEKYLSPPLTTDFAILFLPTEGLYAEVMRRPGLADDLQRSCRVCISGPSTLSALLNSLQMGFRTLALEKRSSEVWQVLGAVKTEFGKFGEVLAATKSTLERAARNIEQAEVRTRQMTRKLKSVEALPSDTARVLLGTGLADGSDEEAAQQE; encoded by the coding sequence ATGAGCCTTACAGAAATCATCCTCCTGTCGCTGGTTGTCGTTATCGCCATCCTGCAAGTCCTGTTGTTCCTGCGTGCGAAAGGCGGCGATCTGGCGCCGCGCCTGGCAGAACTGCAGGAAAATTTACGTGCGCACCAGCAGCAGACCAGCGAGCGCATCGAGCGGGAATTGCGCGCCCAGGTGCAGACGTCAGGTCAGGGAACACGCCTGGAATTATCGGGAAACCTCGCGCAGTTCCAGCAAGCCTTGACGGCGCAGATGACCAGCGTCGCCACGATCCAGAATAACCAGATCGATAGCTTTGCCCAGCAGCTTGCCAAGCTCAACGAAGTCAATGCGCAGCAGCTCGAAGGCATGCGCCAGGCGCTGGTGCAGCAGGCCCAGGCTGGACGCGAGGAGCAGTCCGCTTCACTGAAGCGTTTTGGCGATACGCTCAACCAGAGCCTGGCGGCGCTGACCGAATCCAATGCCCAGCGCATGCTGGAGGTGCGCGGCACCCTGGAGACCAAGATCCGCGAACTGCAGAACGACAATGGTCAGCGCCTGGAAGAAATGCGCAAGACCGTCGATGAAAAACTCCATGCGACGCTGGAGCAGCGTCTGGGCGAATCCTTCAAGCTGGTGTCGGACCGGCTCGAGAAAGTGCACCAGGGCCTGGGCGAGATGCAGCAGCTGGCCATCGGCGTGGGCGACCTGAAGCGGGTGCTGACGAATGTGAAGACGCGCGGCACCTGGGGCGAAGTACAGCTGGAAATGCTGCTAGAGCAGATGCTGACGGTGGACCAGTATGCCAAGAATGTCGAAACCATTCCGGGCAGCGGCGCGCGCGTCGAGTTTGCCATCAAGTTGCCCGGACAGGAAGAGGGACAGGTGCCGGTGTGGATGCCGATCGACGCCAAGTTCCCCAAGGAACAGTACGAGCGCCTGGTGGAAGCGGCCGAACATGCCGATGCCGAGGGCGTGGCCAACGCAGGCCGTGAGCTGGAGCGCGTCGTGCGCACGGAAGCCAGGACGATCGCGGAAAAATACCTGTCGCCACCGCTGACCACGGATTTCGCCATCCTGTTTCTGCCAACGGAAGGCCTGTATGCCGAGGTCATGCGCCGCCCGGGCCTGGCCGATGATTTGCAACGCAGTTGCCGCGTTTGCATTTCCGGCCCGTCGACGCTTTCGGCCTTGCTCAACAGTTTGCAGATGGGGTTCCGCACGCTGGCACTGGAAAAACGCTCTTCCGAGGTCTGGCAAGTGCTGGGTGCAGTCAAGACCGAATTCGGCAAGTTCGGCGAAGTGCTGGCTGCCACCAAGTCCACTCTGGAACGCGCTGCCCGCAACATCGAGCAGGCGGAAGTGCGAACCCGCCAGATGACGCGCAAGCTGAAGTCGGTGGAGGCTTTGCCGAGCGATACTGCGCGAGTATTGCTGGGCACCGGACTGGCGGATGGCAGCGACGAGGAAGCTGCGCAACAGGAGTAA
- a CDS encoding integration host factor subunit alpha, translated as MNDVTSAEFQSILTADLNRAMLEARARSQAEKDLPTLTKAELAELLFEQVGLNKREAKDMVETFFDEIRNALERGESVKLSGFGNFQLRDKPQRPGRNPKTGEEIPITARRVVTFHASQKLKGMVEDTSRQPLASIA; from the coding sequence ATGAATGACGTGACTTCAGCCGAATTTCAATCGATTCTGACTGCTGACCTGAACCGGGCAATGCTGGAGGCCCGGGCGCGTTCGCAGGCTGAAAAAGACTTGCCGACACTGACCAAGGCTGAGTTGGCCGAATTGCTGTTCGAGCAAGTCGGTTTGAACAAGCGCGAGGCCAAGGATATGGTGGAAACCTTCTTTGACGAAATCCGCAATGCCCTGGAGCGCGGCGAATCGGTCAAGCTTTCCGGCTTTGGCAATTTCCAGTTGCGCGACAAGCCGCAGCGCCCTGGCCGTAATCCGAAAACGGGCGAAGAAATTCCCATTACGGCGCGCCGTGTGGTCACTTTCCACGCCAGCCAGAAGCTCAAGGGCATGGTGGAAGACACCAGCCGCCAGCCGCTTGCCAGCATTGCCTGA
- a CDS encoding thioesterase family protein yields MSEKKPAESRAAFAHFHQITTRWMDNDAYGHVNNVIYYSYFDTAVNEYLIGQGALDITKSEVIGLVVETQCRYFSSIAFPDTIHVGVRVAHLGNSSVRYELGIFRNDDDVAAAQGHFVHVYVDRVTNRPTALPQALRNALEPLCMQGTIA; encoded by the coding sequence GTGAGCGAAAAAAAACCTGCAGAATCCCGGGCCGCATTTGCCCATTTCCACCAGATCACGACGCGCTGGATGGATAACGACGCCTACGGTCACGTCAATAATGTCATCTATTACTCGTACTTTGATACCGCGGTCAATGAATACCTGATCGGCCAGGGCGCGCTCGACATCACCAAATCCGAGGTGATCGGGCTGGTAGTGGAAACCCAGTGCCGCTATTTCAGTTCCATAGCATTCCCCGACACCATCCATGTTGGCGTGCGGGTGGCGCATTTGGGAAACAGCAGCGTACGATACGAGCTTGGCATTTTTCGCAATGACGACGACGTCGCTGCAGCACAGGGGCATTTCGTGCACGTGTATGTGGACCGTGTGACCAACCGGCCGACGGCCCTGCCGCAGGCATTACGCAATGCTCTTGAGCCACTGTGCATGCAGGGCACAATCGCCTGA
- a CDS encoding MerR family transcriptional regulator, with protein MNDRTILKPEVAVLPPIPAKRYFTIGEVSELCGVKPHVLRYWEQEFTQLKPVKRRGNRRYYQHHEVLLIRRIRELLYEQGFTISGARNKLENSALVTARVPDPGPADGGARFGNVAALRVELLAIMELLKPAS; from the coding sequence ATGAACGATCGCACCATCCTTAAGCCTGAAGTGGCGGTGTTGCCGCCGATTCCCGCCAAGCGTTATTTCACGATAGGCGAGGTGAGCGAATTGTGCGGCGTCAAGCCCCATGTCCTGCGCTACTGGGAACAGGAATTTACCCAGCTAAAGCCGGTCAAGCGCCGCGGCAACCGCCGCTACTACCAGCATCATGAAGTGCTGCTGATCCGTCGCATTCGTGAATTGCTTTACGAACAGGGATTTACCATCAGTGGTGCGCGCAACAAACTGGAGAATTCTGCGCTGGTAACTGCCCGTGTCCCTGATCCCGGTCCTGCCGATGGCGGAGCAAGGTTTGGCAACGTGGCGGCCTTGCGTGTCGAGTTGTTGGCAATCATGGAATTGCTGAAGCCGGCATCCTGA